A stretch of the Desulforamulus ferrireducens genome encodes the following:
- a CDS encoding NAD(P)-dependent oxidoreductase, whose translation MNNAVFLNVERLNFDHKLDFSSIDKLTKLTQYEASNDDNILSRVQGQNIVITKELPVGRDLISQFPPSVKIICEAGTGYNNIDIEAAKEKNIIVCNVPGYSTQAVAQLVMTLILNFCCSLTLQQLMIKRGNFDNFTKDILLPHFEVQEKTLGIICSGSIGRQVIEHALNFGMKVLVYNRTPRQWNNPNIKNVSLEELLRQSDFISLHCPLTPDTKYLINKDTLKLMKPTAYIINTSRGQIIKEADLIEALQNKQLAGAALDVQEQEPPALDNPLFTMDNVIMTPHIGWKTLESRQRLIELLAMNIEAYLKGKPINVIG comes from the coding sequence ATGAACAACGCAGTATTTCTTAATGTGGAAAGATTGAATTTTGACCATAAATTAGATTTTTCCTCAATAGACAAACTTACTAAGCTAACCCAATACGAGGCTAGCAATGACGACAATATTTTAAGCAGAGTGCAAGGGCAAAATATTGTTATCACTAAGGAATTACCCGTGGGGAGGGATTTGATCAGTCAGTTTCCCCCTTCGGTAAAAATAATCTGTGAAGCTGGGACAGGCTATAACAACATAGATATTGAGGCAGCCAAAGAAAAAAATATTATAGTTTGCAATGTGCCGGGCTACAGCACCCAGGCAGTGGCTCAACTGGTTATGACCCTGATCTTGAATTTTTGTTGCTCTTTAACACTGCAACAACTGATGATTAAGAGGGGTAATTTTGATAACTTCACCAAGGACATATTGCTACCACACTTTGAGGTACAGGAAAAAACACTGGGCATTATTTGCAGCGGGTCCATTGGCCGCCAGGTCATAGAGCATGCCCTTAATTTTGGCATGAAGGTACTGGTTTATAATAGAACACCCAGGCAATGGAACAATCCCAACATTAAAAATGTTAGTTTGGAAGAATTGCTCAGGCAAAGTGATTTTATCTCCCTGCACTGTCCATTAACCCCAGACACTAAGTATCTCATTAATAAAGATACCTTAAAGTTAATGAAGCCCACAGCCTACATCATTAACACTTCCCGGGGACAAATTATCAAGGAAGCGGACTTAATTGAAGCGTTACAAAATAAACAACTGGCCGGAGCCGCCCTGGATGTGCAAGAACAGGAACCACCGGCATTGGATAACCCTTTGTTTACCATGGATAATGTCATTATGACTCCTCATATCGGTTGGAAAACCCTGGAGTCACGGCAAAGACTAATCGAGCTGTTAGCTATGAATATTGAAGCTTATCTTAAAGGAAAGCCCATTAACGTCATAGGATAA
- a CDS encoding HD domain-containing protein — MVSERLYKQLEFIVEIDKLKQVLRQSVVTGSLRNENDAEHSWHLAVMAILLAEYAAEKDVDILRVVKMVLIHDLVEIDAGDTFCYDAKGYEDKAEREQRAADRIFNLLPADQAAEIMDLWHEFEEMTTPEARFAASLDRLQPLLLNYHTNGHTWQKPGVNSEMVYKRNAVLKENAPELYEYVKEVIEDSIAKGYLRR; from the coding sequence ATGGTTTCTGAAAGGTTATACAAACAGTTAGAGTTCATCGTGGAGATTGATAAACTAAAGCAGGTATTGCGTCAAAGTGTAGTTACCGGCAGTTTAAGAAATGAAAATGATGCTGAGCATTCCTGGCATTTAGCTGTTATGGCCATTTTACTTGCCGAATATGCGGCAGAAAAGGACGTAGATATACTGCGGGTTGTTAAAATGGTGCTAATCCACGACTTGGTGGAAATAGACGCCGGGGATACCTTTTGCTATGATGCCAAGGGCTATGAGGACAAGGCAGAGAGAGAGCAAAGGGCCGCGGATCGCATCTTTAACCTGCTGCCAGCGGATCAGGCTGCTGAAATTATGGACCTATGGCATGAATTTGAAGAAATGACTACCCCCGAAGCCCGTTTTGCAGCCAGCCTGGATCGCCTACAGCCGTTACTTCTGAACTACCACACCAACGGCCATACCTGGCAAAAACCCGGTGTTAACAGCGAGATGGTATATAAACGCAATGCTGTGCTTAAAGAAAACGCCCCGGAGCTTTATGAATACGTTAAAGAGGTTATTGAAGATTCCATCGCCAAAGGATATTTACGAAGGTAA
- a CDS encoding xanthine dehydrogenase family protein molybdopterin-binding subunit: protein MKYVGKGVPKIDSLRIATGHPVYTEDVVPANPLVVKILRSPHAFAKIINIDTSKAAELEGVVCILTHRDVPKTRFTLAGQSYPEPSPYDRYILDEIVRYVGDEVAIIAAVNEKIALRAMELIKVEYEVYEPVLDFETAHEHPSVVHPETDLICNVDIAMQQDKNIVCSHYQEIGNVEQEFAKCAVVVEETYYTQAQAHAMMETYRAVSYLDHTGRLVVTSSTQIPFHIRRQLARALEIPASKIRVIKPRIGGGFGGKQTGAVEVFAALVTLKTGQPAKIVLDRRETFTCTTSRHAMRIKVRLGADEEGYIRALDIEGLSDTGAYGEHAPTVFWVLGEKTLPLYNKTRAVRYHGKVVYTNKMPAGALRGYGATQGTFALESAVNKLAEKLHMDPTELRLKNIIRAGETSLAYHGKILGSSTLHQCIERGKEMIRWQEKYPRQEISPNKVRAVGMAVTMQGSGIAGIDTASAEIRLNDDGNYTLLLGSTDMGTGSDTILAQMAAEVLETSLDRIIVHAADTDISPFDPGSYASSTTYVTGMAVVKAAMDLVAKIIAQGAFLLGVPEEEVTFNGEVLQCGEKTLTLQKLAELTVLGTGKLQLVGHGTFGSDVSPPPFVAGFAEVEVDRETGKVELLDYVAVVDCGTVINPNLARIQVEGGIVQGIGLALYEDVKYDAKGNMLTNSFMQYKIPCRKDIGNIRVAFEESYEPTGPFGAKSIGEVVINTPAPAIAHAVYNAVGVRVTKLPITPEKVFQGLQKK from the coding sequence ATGAAATACGTTGGAAAAGGGGTACCCAAAATTGACAGTCTGCGTATTGCCACTGGGCACCCTGTTTATACCGAGGATGTAGTTCCGGCTAACCCATTGGTGGTTAAAATACTGCGCAGCCCGCACGCCTTTGCCAAAATTATCAATATTGATACTTCCAAGGCGGCGGAACTGGAGGGTGTTGTTTGTATTTTAACCCACCGGGATGTTCCCAAAACAAGATTTACCCTGGCGGGACAATCCTACCCGGAACCCTCCCCTTACGATCGCTATATCTTAGATGAAATAGTCCGCTATGTTGGTGATGAAGTAGCCATCATTGCCGCAGTAAATGAAAAAATTGCCCTACGAGCTATGGAATTAATTAAAGTAGAGTATGAAGTTTATGAGCCCGTCTTGGATTTTGAAACCGCCCATGAACATCCTTCAGTGGTTCATCCAGAGACTGACCTGATCTGTAATGTAGATATTGCTATGCAGCAGGATAAAAATATTGTCTGTTCCCATTATCAAGAGATTGGGAATGTGGAACAGGAATTTGCCAAGTGTGCTGTGGTGGTGGAAGAAACCTACTACACCCAGGCCCAAGCCCATGCTATGATGGAAACCTACCGGGCTGTTTCTTATCTAGACCACACCGGCAGGCTGGTGGTGACTAGCTCCACACAAATTCCCTTTCATATAAGAAGACAGTTAGCCCGGGCCTTAGAGATACCCGCCAGCAAAATTCGTGTGATTAAACCGAGAATTGGCGGTGGTTTTGGCGGCAAACAGACCGGTGCAGTTGAGGTTTTTGCCGCTTTGGTTACCTTAAAGACCGGTCAGCCGGCAAAAATTGTCTTAGATCGGCGGGAGACCTTTACCTGTACCACCAGTCGTCATGCCATGCGTATAAAGGTACGTTTGGGTGCTGATGAGGAAGGATATATCAGAGCTTTGGATATTGAGGGTTTATCTGATACCGGAGCTTATGGGGAACACGCCCCCACCGTCTTTTGGGTCCTGGGTGAAAAAACCCTACCTCTCTACAATAAAACCAGAGCTGTGCGCTATCATGGCAAAGTGGTGTATACCAACAAAATGCCAGCCGGCGCCTTACGGGGTTATGGAGCTACCCAGGGTACCTTTGCCCTGGAGAGTGCCGTAAATAAGCTGGCTGAAAAGCTGCACATGGACCCCACAGAGTTAAGGTTAAAAAATATTATCAGAGCAGGCGAAACCTCCCTGGCTTATCATGGTAAAATCCTGGGCAGTTCTACCCTGCATCAGTGCATTGAAAGGGGCAAAGAAATGATCCGCTGGCAGGAAAAATACCCTCGCCAGGAGATTAGCCCTAACAAGGTGCGGGCTGTAGGTATGGCTGTAACCATGCAGGGTTCAGGTATCGCCGGCATCGACACCGCTTCGGCAGAGATTCGGCTCAATGACGATGGTAACTATACACTCCTCCTCGGCTCCACCGATATGGGGACCGGCAGTGATACCATCCTGGCTCAGATGGCAGCTGAGGTTTTAGAGACTTCTTTGGATAGGATTATTGTTCACGCAGCGGATACAGATATCTCCCCCTTTGATCCCGGTTCTTATGCCTCCAGTACCACCTATGTTACCGGTATGGCGGTGGTCAAGGCAGCCATGGATTTAGTGGCCAAGATTATTGCCCAGGGTGCATTTCTGTTGGGTGTACCTGAGGAGGAAGTAACCTTTAACGGTGAAGTACTGCAATGCGGAGAAAAAACTCTAACTCTGCAAAAACTGGCTGAACTGACTGTATTGGGAACGGGAAAATTACAGTTAGTTGGTCACGGTACTTTCGGCAGTGATGTTTCACCGCCGCCCTTTGTGGCCGGGTTTGCCGAAGTTGAAGTGGATCGGGAGACCGGTAAGGTGGAATTGTTGGATTATGTGGCGGTGGTGGATTGCGGTACAGTGATTAATCCCAACTTAGCCCGTATTCAGGTGGAGGGCGGTATTGTCCAAGGGATTGGTTTAGCCCTATATGAAGATGTAAAGTATGATGCCAAGGGAAACATGCTCACTAATTCCTTTATGCAATACAAGATTCCCTGCCGCAAAGATATTGGCAATATTCGGGTAGCCTTCGAGGAAAGCTATGAACCTACCGGACCCTTCGGTGCAAAATCCATTGGTGAAGTGGTGATTAACACCCCGGCTCCGGCCATCGCCCATGCTGTTTATAATGCTGTGGGTGTCAGGGTAACGAAACTTCCCATTACTCCGGAAAAAGTATTTCAGGGGTTACAGAAAAAATAG
- a CDS encoding transglycosylase domain-containing protein translates to MDIKHILAKLKSIKWHPCLILGIILFAFMLTCAISLGIWVVQEYRAVAEKYDMANFQYQSSRRGAIYSADGVLLTYLYQQNKDHVQLQQIAKPLQQAVIAIEDHRFYIHFGIDVLGTLRALYKDLTTGQAVEGGSTITQQLARNLFLTPEKTLSRKITETFLAIQLERKFTKEEILEMYLNEIYFGNGCYGVETAAQKYFGKPASELNLAEATMLAAIPKAPNLYEPLNHPKENKKRQELVLGRMLDLSLISQQEREEALKQEVKVRQFKPIVQHIPYKFPYFTTEVINQLLKMYGRDKVYNGGLKVVTTLDSRAAQIAEDIAKAKIEQFKRSGIAASNIALVSVNNKTGAILAMVGGYDFSQDQNNLAMIPRQPGSAIKPLHYAGAIDKGVISENSMLAAYAKSYGNYHVDSNINAHVSVMVALKNSLNVPAVEVVNTFGISNTLANLKRFGITTLSEHDSNLAIALGGMYHGVKPLEMAAAFAVFANNGVYNKPYFISSIEDAAGNILYLHRPERRQVIEPRTAQVITQILLQAVRGGTGSRANISGNEAGKTGTTNDSRCLWFVGYNKDISTAVWIGNSDHSPVRGFYGGDLAAPTWREYHLALINQGILKPTPIYDQVISIKQEVQEKPKEETREEITEATPEQPVHQEVSEPTTPAAEVVTPAQPAEIIEHTPTDTPTEPPVPAPTETTETPAEIPVEDTSP, encoded by the coding sequence TTGGATATTAAACATATACTTGCCAAGTTAAAAAGCATAAAATGGCATCCCTGTTTAATTCTCGGCATTATCTTATTTGCTTTTATGTTAACCTGTGCCATTTCCCTAGGTATTTGGGTAGTGCAAGAATATCGAGCAGTGGCAGAGAAATATGACATGGCTAATTTTCAATACCAAAGCAGTAGGAGGGGTGCCATCTATTCAGCAGACGGTGTTTTGCTTACTTATCTCTACCAGCAAAATAAGGATCACGTGCAGTTGCAGCAAATTGCCAAACCCTTGCAACAGGCAGTGATAGCCATAGAAGATCACCGTTTTTACATACATTTTGGCATTGATGTATTGGGAACCCTCCGGGCTCTCTACAAGGATTTGACCACTGGTCAAGCGGTGGAGGGGGGCAGCACCATTACTCAGCAATTGGCAAGAAACTTGTTCTTAACGCCGGAGAAAACCCTCTCCCGAAAAATTACTGAAACATTCCTGGCCATTCAATTGGAACGAAAATTTACCAAAGAAGAAATTCTGGAAATGTACCTCAACGAAATCTATTTTGGCAACGGTTGTTATGGTGTAGAAACAGCAGCCCAAAAATACTTCGGGAAACCTGCCAGTGAACTGAATCTGGCGGAAGCCACCATGCTGGCAGCTATCCCAAAGGCACCAAATCTATATGAACCCCTTAATCACCCTAAGGAAAATAAGAAGCGTCAAGAGTTGGTGCTGGGGAGGATGCTGGATTTATCTCTAATTAGCCAGCAAGAAAGGGAGGAAGCGCTTAAGCAAGAGGTTAAGGTACGGCAGTTTAAACCAATTGTCCAGCATATACCATACAAGTTTCCTTATTTCACCACCGAGGTTATCAATCAACTCTTAAAAATGTATGGCAGAGATAAAGTTTATAACGGTGGCTTAAAGGTGGTTACCACCTTAGATTCCCGGGCTGCCCAAATTGCTGAGGATATTGCTAAAGCAAAGATAGAACAATTTAAGCGTTCCGGTATTGCCGCCTCTAATATTGCTCTGGTGTCGGTAAATAATAAAACCGGTGCTATCTTGGCCATGGTTGGCGGGTATGATTTTTCCCAGGATCAAAACAACCTGGCAATGATCCCCAGACAACCAGGTTCAGCTATCAAGCCGCTCCATTATGCCGGGGCCATTGACAAAGGCGTAATTAGTGAAAATAGTATGTTGGCTGCCTATGCCAAAAGCTACGGTAACTATCATGTTGATTCTAACATCAATGCCCATGTATCAGTAATGGTAGCCTTAAAAAATTCTCTGAATGTACCGGCTGTTGAGGTGGTTAATACCTTTGGCATAAGTAATACTCTGGCTAATTTAAAAAGATTTGGTATTACCACCCTGAGCGAACATGATAGCAATCTGGCCATTGCCCTGGGTGGTATGTATCATGGAGTTAAGCCATTGGAAATGGCAGCTGCCTTTGCTGTCTTTGCCAATAACGGCGTGTATAACAAGCCATATTTTATTAGTTCAATAGAGGATGCCGCAGGAAACATCTTATATTTACATCGACCAGAACGTAGGCAAGTGATTGAACCCAGAACCGCTCAAGTCATCACCCAAATACTCTTACAAGCAGTGCGGGGAGGGACGGGGAGCAGAGCAAATATCTCTGGCAACGAAGCCGGTAAAACCGGCACCACCAATGACAGCCGTTGCTTATGGTTTGTAGGTTACAATAAAGATATTTCCACAGCAGTCTGGATTGGCAACAGTGATCATAGTCCCGTCCGTGGTTTTTATGGTGGTGATTTGGCTGCCCCTACCTGGCGGGAGTATCACCTGGCCTTAATCAATCAAGGCATCCTTAAACCAACCCCAATATATGACCAAGTAATTTCCATTAAGCAAGAAGTTCAGGAAAAACCTAAAGAAGAAACGAGAGAAGAAATCACAGAAGCCACGCCTGAACAGCCGGTTCACCAGGAAGTATCAGAGCCAACAACTCCTGCAGCAGAGGTGGTAACACCGGCACAGCCAGCCGAAATCATTGAGCATACTCCCACCGACACGCCCACTGAGCCTCCGGTGCCTGCGCCGACAGAAACTACGGAAACACCGGCGGAAATACCGGTGGAGGATACTTCACCCTAG
- a CDS encoding ABC-F family ATP-binding cassette domain-containing protein: MSVLTVENVSHGFGGRTILEDASFRLLKGEHVGLIGANGEGKSTFLNIITGELTPDQGRVEWSNRVTVGYLDQHTVLTKGRTIRQVLRDAFKKMYELEAEMLELYDKMATASADEVDRMMEEVGEIQSILEDNGFYTLDAKIEEVANGLGLVEIGLDRDVTDLSGGQRTKVLLTKLLLENPTILILDEPTNYLDFEHIEWLKKYLQNYENAFILVSHDIPFLNDVVNVIYHVENSQLTRYTGNYEQFLQLYEVKKRQELKAYEKQQKEVERLEDFIARNKARISTTGRAKSRQKQLDKMEILEKPRERVKPIFKFNEARTPSRVIFETEDLILGYDEPLTKPLKVMLERNQKVAIRGVNGLGKSTLLKTLLGIIKPFSGEVKLGDNLSPGYFAQESSRDNNNTAMEEIWSEYPGLSNYEVRQALAKCGLTNEHITSQMMVLSGGENAKVRLCKLMLKEVNWLVLDEPTNHLDVDAKEELKRALKEFKGTVVLVSHEPDFYEDWVTDIWNVEDWTTKIV, encoded by the coding sequence ATGAGTGTATTAACAGTAGAGAATGTTTCCCATGGTTTTGGTGGCAGAACGATCTTAGAAGATGCCTCCTTTCGTTTATTAAAGGGGGAACATGTGGGTTTGATCGGGGCAAACGGGGAGGGTAAGTCCACCTTCCTAAACATCATAACCGGTGAACTTACCCCTGATCAGGGAAGGGTTGAATGGTCTAACCGAGTAACCGTTGGTTATCTGGATCAACATACCGTATTAACCAAGGGTAGAACCATACGGCAAGTTTTAAGGGACGCCTTTAAGAAAATGTATGAATTGGAAGCAGAAATGCTGGAGTTATATGATAAAATGGCCACAGCCTCCGCAGATGAGGTTGACCGTATGATGGAAGAAGTGGGAGAGATTCAATCCATTCTTGAGGATAATGGCTTTTATACCCTGGATGCCAAGATTGAAGAGGTTGCCAATGGCTTAGGACTGGTGGAAATAGGTTTAGACAGAGATGTCACAGACTTAAGTGGTGGTCAAAGAACCAAAGTACTATTAACCAAACTTCTTTTAGAAAATCCCACCATTTTAATTTTAGATGAACCAACCAACTACTTAGACTTTGAGCACATTGAGTGGTTGAAAAAATATCTGCAGAACTATGAAAATGCCTTTATCCTGGTGTCCCATGACATACCCTTTTTAAATGACGTGGTCAATGTCATTTACCACGTGGAAAATAGTCAGCTCACTCGCTACACAGGCAATTACGAGCAATTTCTCCAGCTTTATGAGGTCAAGAAAAGACAAGAATTGAAGGCCTATGAAAAACAACAAAAAGAAGTGGAACGGTTGGAGGATTTTATCGCCCGGAACAAGGCAAGAATTTCCACCACAGGACGGGCAAAAAGCCGCCAAAAACAATTGGATAAAATGGAGATCCTGGAAAAGCCCCGGGAAAGAGTTAAGCCTATTTTCAAATTTAATGAAGCCAGAACCCCCAGCAGAGTTATTTTTGAAACAGAGGATCTTATCTTGGGTTATGATGAACCCTTAACTAAACCTTTAAAAGTAATGTTAGAAAGAAATCAGAAGGTAGCCATCCGGGGAGTCAATGGACTGGGTAAGTCTACCCTGCTTAAAACTTTGCTTGGTATAATTAAACCCTTTTCTGGGGAAGTGAAGTTAGGAGATAACCTATCTCCCGGTTATTTTGCACAGGAAAGTAGCCGTGATAACAATAATACAGCCATGGAGGAAATTTGGAGCGAATATCCCGGACTTAGTAATTACGAAGTCCGGCAAGCCTTGGCCAAATGTGGTTTGACCAATGAACACATCACCAGTCAAATGATGGTATTAAGCGGGGGAGAGAATGCCAAGGTACGTCTGTGTAAACTAATGCTCAAGGAAGTAAATTGGCTGGTGCTGGATGAGCCCACCAATCACCTGGATGTGGATGCCAAGGAAGAACTAAAAAGGGCACTGAAGGAATTTAAAGGAACTGTGGTCCTGGTCTCCCACGAGCCGGACTTTTATGAGGATTGGGTAACAGACATCTGGAACGTGGAGGACTGGACAACTAAAATAGTTTAG
- a CDS encoding substrate-binding domain-containing protein, with protein sequence MKRASKLIALLLTLSMLVFAGCAKQEAPKEEANKEEAKPVANQDVILATTTSTQDSGLLDVLQPEFEKKTGYKLKIIAVGTGAALKMGEKGEADVLLVHAPQSEKALVDSGVGINYSLVMHNDFILVGPADDPAGIKDATDTAEAMKKIAEKGALFVSRGDDSGTHKKELELWKEANIDPKGQQWYQEAGSGMGATLNIASEKQGYTMTDRATYLAQKDNLKLAILKQGDKSLLNIYHVMNVNPEKFDKVNGEGGKAFVDFMISEETQEIIGKFGVDKYGEPLFFPDAGKEEL encoded by the coding sequence ATGAAAAGAGCTTCAAAACTAATTGCCTTACTTTTGACACTGAGCATGCTGGTATTTGCTGGTTGCGCCAAGCAAGAAGCGCCCAAGGAAGAAGCCAATAAGGAAGAAGCAAAACCAGTAGCCAATCAGGATGTTATCCTGGCTACTACCACCAGCACACAGGATAGTGGTTTATTGGATGTTTTACAGCCAGAATTTGAAAAGAAAACCGGCTATAAACTAAAAATTATTGCTGTTGGTACCGGTGCTGCCCTCAAGATGGGTGAAAAGGGTGAAGCAGACGTCCTTTTAGTTCACGCTCCCCAATCTGAAAAGGCTTTGGTGGATAGCGGTGTTGGTATTAACTATTCTCTGGTAATGCACAATGACTTTATCCTGGTAGGCCCCGCAGATGATCCCGCTGGCATTAAAGATGCCACAGATACTGCCGAGGCTATGAAGAAAATTGCCGAGAAGGGTGCTCTCTTTGTTTCCCGTGGTGATGATTCCGGTACTCATAAGAAAGAACTGGAGCTTTGGAAAGAAGCTAACATCGATCCTAAAGGTCAGCAGTGGTATCAGGAGGCCGGCAGCGGCATGGGTGCTACCCTCAACATTGCTTCTGAAAAACAAGGCTACACCATGACCGACCGTGCCACTTACCTGGCTCAAAAGGATAATTTAAAACTGGCTATTTTAAAACAAGGTGACAAGTCTCTACTCAACATTTACCATGTGATGAACGTCAATCCCGAGAAATTTGACAAAGTAAACGGCGAAGGCGGCAAGGCCTTTGTTGATTTCATGATTTCTGAAGAAACCCAAGAAATAATTGGTAAGTTTGGCGTAGATAAGTACGGTGAACCCCTCTTCTTCCCCGACGCTGGTAAAGAAGAACTATAA
- a CDS encoding metallophosphoesterase, which produces MLQATGLRKIFDQMLGRIFIPPTLLESTEKKVLHLSDTPTTLYPAIQQLISSLKPDVVIHTGDLADDIKLENNPHLLAYYSRSIVPLLAALENSQAEQLFIVPGNHDHVDVITQHIQKIELLPEGSQLQIGCSTFGLAHRLKKLPQQAEFHLYGHNFRQPLHEQQDAHYLNGLNHIHVILLPSNRIFKISYPWSTNHDRRMTKNLPKTI; this is translated from the coding sequence TTGCTGCAGGCCACGGGACTACGAAAAATATTTGATCAAATGCTGGGACGTATATTTATCCCCCCCACTTTATTGGAGTCTACGGAAAAAAAAGTACTGCATTTAAGTGATACGCCCACTACCCTTTATCCTGCCATCCAGCAGTTGATAAGTTCCCTCAAGCCTGATGTCGTTATTCATACAGGTGATTTGGCTGATGATATAAAACTGGAAAACAACCCCCATCTACTGGCCTATTATAGCCGTTCCATTGTTCCCCTGCTGGCAGCGCTGGAAAACAGCCAGGCAGAACAGCTTTTTATCGTACCGGGTAATCATGATCATGTTGATGTGATTACACAACACATCCAAAAAATCGAGTTACTACCAGAGGGCTCCCAATTGCAGATAGGTTGCTCCACCTTCGGTTTGGCCCATAGGTTGAAAAAATTGCCCCAGCAAGCGGAGTTTCATCTCTATGGCCATAATTTTAGGCAACCCTTACATGAACAACAGGATGCCCATTATCTCAATGGCTTAAATCATATTCATGTGATTCTCTTGCCAAGTAACCGAATTTTTAAAATATCCTACCCTTGGTCAACAAACCATGACCGCAGGATGACCAAAAATCTCCCTAAAACCATTTAA
- a CDS encoding (2Fe-2S)-binding protein has product MQIEATINNQKMTLEVAPDELLSDALRARGFLSIRQGCDTSCCGLCTVWIDGKPTLSCTTLAFRVKGKHITTIEGVRQQAEEFAQVLAAEGAEQCGFCSPGFIMTVLAMKQELKNPTEQEIIHYLTGNLCRCTGYLGQLRAIKKYLGGA; this is encoded by the coding sequence ATGCAAATAGAGGCTACCATTAATAATCAGAAAATGACTTTGGAAGTGGCTCCGGATGAGCTTTTGTCGGATGCTTTAAGGGCACGGGGGTTTCTCAGCATTAGACAGGGCTGTGACACCTCTTGCTGCGGCTTATGTACGGTATGGATTGATGGTAAACCAACCCTCTCCTGTACCACCCTGGCTTTCCGAGTTAAGGGTAAGCATATCACTACCATTGAAGGTGTGCGGCAGCAGGCTGAGGAATTTGCTCAAGTGTTGGCTGCTGAGGGGGCAGAACAATGTGGCTTTTGCAGTCCTGGTTTTATTATGACCGTACTGGCCATGAAACAGGAGTTAAAAAACCCCACAGAGCAAGAGATTATTCACTATCTAACTGGTAACCTCTGCCGCTGTACCGGTTATCTGGGTCAATTAAGAGCCATTAAAAAATATTTAGGGGGTGCCTAA
- a CDS encoding GatB/YqeY domain-containing protein, producing MKARLMNDMKTAMKAKDKLRVDTIRMANAAIKNAEINGKKELNDGEVIEIIGKEIKMRRDALEEYKRANRLEDVAKIEKEIEILLEYMPEQLSEEELRSLIQDTIKETGAQGPRDMGKLMSALMPKVKGKADGKLVSNLVKELLG from the coding sequence TTGAAGGCAAGATTAATGAACGATATGAAAACAGCCATGAAGGCCAAGGATAAACTAAGGGTAGATACCATCAGAATGGCCAATGCCGCTATTAAAAATGCTGAGATTAATGGCAAAAAGGAACTAAATGATGGTGAAGTCATTGAGATTATTGGCAAAGAAATAAAAATGAGACGGGATGCCCTGGAGGAATATAAAAGGGCCAACCGTCTGGAGGATGTTGCCAAAATAGAAAAGGAAATTGAAATATTATTGGAATATATGCCCGAACAACTTTCTGAGGAGGAACTGCGTTCCCTGATTCAAGATACCATTAAGGAAACCGGTGCCCAGGGCCCCCGGGACATGGGGAAACTGATGAGTGCTCTGATGCCCAAGGTAAAGGGTAAAGCAGACGGCAAATTAGTGAGCAATCTGGTGAAGGAGTTATTGGGCTAA
- a CDS encoding FAD binding domain-containing protein, which translates to MFTIERVLQPATLEEAYQVLNAHVSNTVLGGCAFLRLGSKKIGTAIDLSKLNLDYVLEKAEEIEIGAMTTFRTLETNPTLRECFNGVLPKAVSPIIGVQFRNIVTVGATVYSKYGFSDLLTALLALDTEVELHKGGRMTLIEFLNKSYPKDILTRIFIQKNKRRASYQSLRNSSSDYPILTVAVSELDQKWRIVVGARPLRAQIATKASEALSQSKLSAEDIGQAAALAAEELSFGSNIRGSAEYRKAICPVLVKRGIMEVLQCK; encoded by the coding sequence GTGTTTACTATCGAGCGGGTTTTGCAACCAGCAACCCTGGAGGAAGCCTATCAAGTCTTAAATGCCCATGTCAGCAATACGGTTCTTGGTGGATGTGCTTTTCTAAGGTTAGGTTCCAAGAAAATTGGCACAGCTATTGATTTAAGCAAATTAAATCTAGATTATGTGCTAGAAAAAGCTGAAGAAATAGAAATCGGTGCCATGACTACCTTCAGAACTTTGGAGACCAACCCTACCCTAAGGGAATGCTTTAACGGTGTGTTACCCAAAGCCGTCAGCCCGATCATTGGTGTTCAATTTAGAAATATTGTGACGGTGGGGGCTACGGTTTACTCCAAATATGGTTTCTCCGATCTACTCACAGCACTGCTAGCCTTGGATACAGAGGTTGAGCTACATAAAGGGGGTAGAATGACCCTGATAGAATTTCTCAACAAATCCTACCCCAAGGATATTCTTACCAGAATATTTATCCAAAAAAATAAGCGTCGGGCCTCCTATCAGAGTCTGAGAAACTCCAGCAGCGACTATCCCATTTTAACCGTTGCCGTTTCCGAACTGGATCAAAAATGGCGCATTGTGGTGGGTGCCAGACCACTAAGGGCACAGATTGCCACTAAAGCCTCCGAGGCATTGTCCCAGAGTAAATTAAGTGCGGAAGATATAGGACAGGCGGCAGCATTGGCAGCGGAGGAACTGTCCTTTGGCTCCAACATCAGGGGTAGTGCCGAGTATCGTAAAGCCATCTGTCCAGTTTTGGTGAAAAGAGGAATTATGGAGGTTCTGCAATGCAAATAG